The Mustela erminea isolate mMusErm1 chromosome 6, mMusErm1.Pri, whole genome shotgun sequence genome includes a region encoding these proteins:
- the C3AR1 gene encoding C3a anaphylatoxin chemotactic receptor yields MEPSSADNSSTDLPSEPWYEPQVILSMGILSLTFLLGLPGNGLVLWVAGLKMQRTVNTIWFLHLTLADFLCCLSLPFSLAHLALQGHWPYGWFLCKLIPSIIILNMFASVFLLTAISLDRCLLVLRPIWCQNHRKVGTAFVICGCIWMVAFVMCMPVFVYRETFAVDDHYMCGYNFSPYSSFGYSDFTSDLLENGSLDNSTVHLPGEMDEGLESFSLQTNDLPWTATTIYSQTFQRPSGESLPVDSAKLSSQYPYYNFLAGEVSSISPSGFPVEDRRTNPPDNSESFLPTDLELYSGTSRNSLYAYELFRNLQDYDLGQFSYDNQVLTPLMAITITRLVMGFLLPFMVMVTCYGLIIFRMRRGRFTKSRTKTLRVAMAVVVVFCVCWAPYHIIGVLSLFFDSETPFGKALLSWDHVSIALASANSCFNPFLYALLGKDFRKKAKQSMKGILEVAFSEDLTHSTSCPQSKVFSERNSISTPV; encoded by the coding sequence ATGGAGCCTTCCTCCGCTGATAACAGTTCAACTGACCTACCCTCAGAACCCTGGTACGAACCCCAAGTCATTCTCTCCATGGGTATTCTCAGCCTCACTTTCTTACTGGGGTTGCCAGGCAACGGGCTAGTGCTGTGGGTGGCTGGCCTAAAGATGCAGCGGACAGTGAACACCATTTGGTTTCTCCATCTCACGCTGGCCGACTTCCTCTGCTGCCTCTCGTTGCCCTTCTCCCTGGCTCACTTGGCGCTGCAAGGACACTGGCCCTATGGCTGGTTCCTGTGCAAGCTCATCCCCTCCATCATCATCCTCAACATGTTTGCCAGCGTCTTCCTGCTGACTGCCATTAGCCTGGATCGTTGTCTTTTGGTCCTCAGGCCAATCTGGTGCCAGAATCACCGCAAGGTGGGGACAGCCTTCGTTATCTGCGGATGTATATGGATGGTGGCTTTTGTAATGTGTATGCCCGTGTTCGTGTACCGGGAAACATTCGCTGTAGATGACCATTACATGTGTGGCTACAATTTTAGTCCCTACAGCTCCTTTGGTTATTCAGACTTCACCAGTGATCTACTGGAAAATGGGTCTCTTGACAACTCCACTGTGCACCTGCCTGGAGAAATGGATGAGGGATTAGAGTCTTTCTCTTTACAAACAAATGATCTTCCTTGGACAGCCACCACTATCTATTCTCAAACATTTCAAAGACCTTCTGGAGAGTCACTCCCTGTGGATTCAGCTAAATTATCTAGTCAATATCCATATTATAATTTTCTTGCTGGTGAGGTCTCATCTATAAGCCCCAGTGGGTTTCCTGTTGAAGATCGCAGAACTAACCCACCAGATAACTCTGAGAGTTTTCTCCCTACAGATTTAGAGCTTTATTCTGGTACTTCCAGAAACTCTTTATACGCATATGAGCTATTCCGAAATCTCCAGGATTATGATCTAGGCCAGTTTTCATATGACAATCAAGTACTAACACCCCTGATGGCAATAACCATCACTAGACTAGTGATGGGTTTCCTTCTGCCCTTTATGGTCATGGTGACCTGTTATGGCCTCATTATCTTCCGAATGCGACGCGGCCGCTTCACCAAGTCTCGGACCAAAACCTTGCGAGTGGCCATGGCTGTGGTGGTTGTCTTCTGTGTCTGCTGGGCTCCATACCACATTATTGGAGTCCTATCATTGTTTTTTGACTCAGAAACTCCCTTTGGAAAAGCTCTGCTATCTTGGGACCACGTGTCCATTGCTCTAGCATCTGCCAATAGTTGCTTTAATCCCTTCCTCTATGCCCTCCTGGGAAAAGATTTCAGGAAGAAAGCCAAACAGTCCATGAAGGGCATTCTGGAGGTGGCTTTCAGTGAAGACCTCACACACTCTACCAGTTGTCCCCAAAGCAAAGTCTTTTCGGAAAGAAACAGTATCAGTACACCTGTGTGA